One stretch of Novosphingobium pentaromativorans US6-1 DNA includes these proteins:
- the arfB gene encoding alternative ribosome rescue aminoacyl-tRNA hydrolase ArfB, translated as MSEAVVERANALATESFIASAGPGGQNVNKVATAVQLRLDVYALRLTPPVFARLKQLAGSRMTGKGELVLTARTFRTQEANRADARERMAELLREAHKLPEKRAKSRLNRVGKTQRLKGKKIRGAVKAGRGKVSFD; from the coding sequence ATGAGTGAAGCGGTCGTCGAGCGCGCCAACGCCCTCGCGACCGAGTCTTTCATCGCCTCGGCCGGTCCGGGCGGCCAGAACGTCAACAAGGTGGCAACGGCGGTGCAGCTGCGCCTCGACGTCTATGCCCTGCGCTTGACCCCGCCGGTCTTCGCAAGGCTCAAGCAGCTCGCCGGAAGCCGCATGACCGGCAAGGGCGAACTGGTGCTCACCGCACGCACGTTCCGCACCCAGGAAGCCAATCGCGCCGATGCGCGCGAGCGCATGGCCGAACTGCTGCGCGAGGCGCACAAGCTGCCCGAGAAGCGCGCCAAGAGCCGCCTCAATCGCGTTGGCAAGACCCAGCGCCTGAAGGGCAAGAAAATCCGCGGCGCCGTGAAGGCCGGACGCGGCAAGGTGAGCTTCGACTGA
- a CDS encoding RluA family pseudouridine synthase gives MELEILFEDGEALVIDKPAGLPLDRPRAGGVSLDDYIDTLKLGFQREPAPVHRLDRDTSGCLLLARNPKALKRFAAAFEERLVEKRYLGIVTGVPADDEGTIALSLSKVSTAKDGWRMIPARKGKPAVTHWRKLDTRDGLTLIEFRPETGRTHQIRVHAASGLGMPLLGDPVYGTKKAGARTMLHAAALTVPRGEKAPIVAIAPLPADFAALGFVDPGYEDLGSEDLSPADE, from the coding sequence ATGGAACTGGAAATTCTCTTCGAAGACGGCGAAGCGCTCGTCATCGACAAGCCCGCAGGCCTGCCGCTCGACCGCCCCCGGGCCGGCGGGGTGAGCCTTGACGACTATATCGACACGCTCAAGCTGGGCTTCCAGCGTGAGCCCGCGCCCGTTCACCGCCTCGACCGCGACACCTCCGGCTGCCTGCTGCTGGCCCGCAATCCCAAGGCGCTCAAGCGCTTTGCCGCGGCGTTCGAGGAGCGCCTCGTCGAAAAGCGCTATCTCGGCATCGTGACCGGTGTTCCGGCCGATGACGAAGGCACGATCGCCCTGTCGCTGTCCAAGGTGAGCACGGCCAAGGACGGCTGGCGCATGATCCCGGCGCGCAAGGGCAAGCCCGCGGTGACGCACTGGCGCAAGCTCGACACGCGCGACGGCCTGACGCTTATCGAATTCCGCCCCGAAACCGGCCGGACCCACCAGATCCGCGTGCATGCCGCATCAGGCCTCGGCATGCCGCTGCTCGGCGATCCGGTCTATGGGACGAAGAAGGCCGGGGCACGGACCATGCTTCATGCTGCCGCCCTCACCGTTCCGCGCGGCGAGAAAGCCCCCATCGTCGCCATCGCCCCGCTTCCCGCAGACTTCGCCGCCCTCGGTTTCGTCGACCCCGGCTATGAAGACCTCGGCTCCGAAGACCTCAGCCCTGCCGATGAGTGA
- the dksA gene encoding RNA polymerase-binding protein DksA, whose product MATALSDEIDVLSKARRVLGGSYVAEPDEPYMCEAQQDYFRRLLMAWKRLILDASAGTLQQLQDGPIREPDLNDRASSETDWGIELRTRDRQRKLIAKIDSALRRIEEGEYGFCEVTGEPIGLGRLEARPIATMTVEAQEAHERREKISRDD is encoded by the coding sequence ATGGCAACGGCCCTGTCTGATGAAATTGATGTGCTTTCGAAAGCAAGGCGCGTCCTTGGCGGCTCTTATGTCGCCGAACCTGACGAACCCTACATGTGCGAAGCGCAGCAGGATTATTTCCGCCGGCTGCTCATGGCCTGGAAACGGCTGATCCTCGACGCTTCTGCAGGCACCCTGCAGCAGTTGCAGGACGGTCCGATTCGCGAGCCGGACCTCAACGATCGCGCGTCGAGCGAGACCGACTGGGGTATCGAACTGCGCACCCGCGACCGTCAGCGCAAGCTGATCGCCAAGATCGATTCCGCCCTGCGCCGGATCGAGGAAGGCGAATATGGCTTCTGCGAAGTGACCGGCGAACCGATCGGCCTCGGCCGACTCGAGGCACGTCCGATCGCGACCATGACCGTCGAGGCGCAGGAAGCGCACGAGCGCCGCGAAAAGATCTCCCGCGACGACTGA
- a CDS encoding response regulator — protein sequence MNDTAPPRLLLVDDEAALREPLAEYLSRQGFAVSQAVSAAEARSRLREEKPELVLLDIMMPGEDGLSLCRHLVESQDLPVIFLTARGEATDRIVGLEIGADDYVVKPFEPRELVARIRSVLRRSSRVPAAPDDNEALVFEGWHLDPLKRRLTDPEGAVVAISSVEFRLLMAFLEHPRQVLNRDRLLDMVQGREAHLFDRAVDNQVSRLRRKIEVDSRNPQMIQTVWGGGYMLATDVKRVPLDPQ from the coding sequence GCCCTGCGAGAGCCCCTGGCCGAGTACCTCTCGCGCCAGGGCTTCGCGGTGAGCCAGGCGGTCAGCGCCGCAGAAGCGCGCAGCCGCCTGCGTGAGGAAAAGCCCGAGCTGGTCCTGCTGGACATCATGATGCCGGGAGAAGACGGCCTCTCACTGTGCCGCCACCTCGTCGAATCGCAGGATCTGCCGGTCATCTTCCTGACCGCGCGCGGCGAAGCGACCGACCGCATCGTCGGGCTGGAGATCGGCGCCGACGACTATGTCGTGAAGCCCTTCGAGCCCCGCGAACTGGTAGCGCGCATTCGCAGCGTCCTTCGCCGTTCCTCGCGCGTGCCTGCGGCCCCGGATGATAACGAAGCGCTCGTCTTCGAGGGCTGGCACCTCGATCCGCTCAAGCGCCGCCTGACCGATCCCGAAGGCGCCGTCGTGGCGATCTCCTCGGTCGAGTTCCGCCTCCTGATGGCCTTCCTCGAGCATCCGCGCCAGGTCCTCAACCGCGATCGCCTGCTCGACATGGTGCAGGGCCGCGAGGCGCACCTGTTCGACCGCGCGGTGGACAACCAGGTCAGCCGCCTGCGCCGCAAGATCGAGGTCGACAGCCGCAATCCGCAAATGATCCAGACGGTCTGGGGCGGTGGCTACATGCTTGCCACCGACGTCAAGCGCGTACCGCTCGACCCTCAATGA
- a CDS encoding helicase HerA-like domain-containing protein: MSDIFLGLGADGNRQALRLGRANRHGLIAGATGTGKTVTLQTIAEQFSAQGVPVFMADVKGDLSGISMPGSPTFKHADKLESRAKEIGLADYAYSDNPAVFWDIYGEQGHPVRTTISEMGPLLLARLMDLNDTQEGVLNIVFRYADEQGLLLLDLEDLQSMLAYTAENAADLSAKYGNVTRASVGAIQRQLLALDSQGAAQFFGEPALEIQDFIRCDDQGRGYINVLAADRLMRSPKLYATFLLWLLSELFEAMPEVGDPEKPKLVFFFDEAHLLFDDAPKALQDTVEQVVRLIRSKGVGVYFVTQNPIDIPEDIAGQLGNRVQHALRAFTPRDKKAIKAAAETFRINPELDVEAAITELKVGEALVSTLDEEGAPTVVQRTLIAPPRSRLGPVSEKERAIIQSISPCEGKYDTRVDRESAEEVLAAKAADAAATAEEVAEQGEAEVRKRERRSPSLWDGLGGKVAKAAAGAAAASAGSILAQTLQGKKSRANPKASAASAAAGTIGSTIEKAIGIPGIGRFARNLIGGLMR; this comes from the coding sequence ATGAGCGATATCTTTCTGGGGCTTGGCGCCGATGGAAACCGACAGGCGCTGCGGCTGGGCCGTGCCAATCGCCATGGGCTGATCGCCGGCGCGACGGGCACCGGCAAGACGGTGACGCTCCAGACCATTGCCGAGCAGTTTTCCGCGCAAGGCGTGCCGGTGTTCATGGCCGACGTGAAAGGCGACCTTTCGGGAATTTCGATGCCCGGCAGTCCGACCTTCAAGCATGCCGACAAGCTGGAGAGCCGGGCGAAGGAAATCGGTCTTGCCGACTATGCCTATTCCGACAATCCGGCGGTTTTCTGGGACATCTACGGCGAGCAGGGCCATCCGGTCCGCACCACGATTTCCGAAATGGGGCCCTTGCTGCTCGCGCGGCTGATGGATCTCAACGATACGCAGGAAGGCGTGCTCAACATCGTCTTTCGCTATGCCGACGAACAGGGGCTGCTGCTGCTCGACCTTGAGGACCTGCAGTCGATGCTGGCCTATACGGCCGAGAACGCGGCGGACCTCTCGGCGAAGTACGGCAATGTGACCAGGGCCAGCGTCGGCGCGATCCAACGCCAGCTGCTGGCGCTGGACAGCCAGGGGGCGGCGCAGTTCTTCGGCGAACCGGCGCTGGAGATCCAGGACTTCATCCGCTGCGACGATCAGGGCCGCGGCTACATCAACGTGCTGGCCGCCGACCGGCTCATGCGCAGCCCAAAGCTCTACGCGACGTTCCTGCTCTGGCTGCTGTCCGAACTGTTCGAGGCGATGCCCGAAGTCGGCGATCCGGAGAAACCCAAGCTGGTCTTCTTCTTCGACGAGGCGCACCTGCTGTTCGACGATGCCCCCAAGGCCCTGCAGGATACCGTCGAGCAGGTCGTGCGCCTGATCCGCTCGAAGGGCGTGGGCGTCTATTTCGTGACGCAGAACCCGATCGACATTCCCGAGGATATCGCCGGCCAGCTGGGCAACCGCGTCCAGCACGCGCTGCGGGCCTTCACCCCGCGGGACAAGAAGGCGATCAAGGCGGCTGCCGAGACTTTCCGGATCAATCCCGAACTGGACGTCGAGGCTGCGATTACCGAACTCAAGGTCGGTGAAGCGCTGGTCTCGACGCTCGACGAGGAAGGCGCGCCTACCGTCGTCCAGCGTACGCTCATCGCTCCGCCCCGCTCGCGGCTGGGTCCGGTGTCGGAGAAGGAGCGGGCAATCATCCAGTCGATCAGCCCGTGCGAGGGCAAGTACGATACCCGCGTGGATCGTGAGAGCGCCGAAGAAGTGCTCGCCGCAAAAGCCGCCGATGCCGCGGCCACGGCCGAGGAAGTGGCCGAGCAGGGCGAAGCTGAAGTGCGCAAGCGCGAAAGGCGCAGCCCGAGCCTGTGGGACGGTCTGGGCGGCAAGGTCGCCAAGGCCGCTGCCGGTGCGGCCGCCGCCAGCGCCGGATCGATCCTCGCCCAGACCCTGCAGGGCAAGAAGAGCCGCGCCAACCCCAAGGCGTCCGCCGCCAGCGCGGCTGCGGGCACGATCGGAAGCACGATCGAGAAAGCCATCGGCATCCCGGGCATCGGACGCTTTGCGCGCAACCTGATCGGTGGCCTGATGCGCTAG
- a CDS encoding pyridoxal phosphate-dependent aminotransferase, which produces MHTSHALSRIAPSQTTAMTDRAIQLREQGVDIISLSVGEPDFATPPHVIEAAKAALDAGDTKYTAVGGTSRLKQAAALHFARDLGIEVSASQITVSAGGKQAIFHALLATISEGEEVIVPCPWWVSYPEIIRFAGGSVVPLMTSARDNFRFTAADLEAQIGPRTQWLLLNSPGNPTGAYYPADMLRSIGEVLRRHPRIMVLSDDIYAPINYTGEPHATLANLCPDLADRILTISGVSKSHAMTGFRIGVAAGPEWLIRAMEKLQSHSSGNPCSISQAAAVAAFEGPQDFLAEWCERFRARRDMVVSAINAIPGLSTPTPDGAFYCMVDAAPLMQRFGDDTGLALHLLENGVAIVPASGFGGRNGFRISFAADEAKLTEALRRIAKALA; this is translated from the coding sequence ATGCACACGTCCCATGCCCTCTCCCGCATCGCCCCGTCCCAGACGACGGCGATGACAGACCGCGCCATCCAGCTTCGCGAACAAGGCGTCGACATCATCTCGCTGTCGGTTGGCGAACCCGATTTCGCCACCCCGCCCCACGTGATCGAGGCCGCCAAGGCCGCGCTCGACGCAGGCGACACCAAGTATACCGCGGTCGGCGGCACTTCGCGGCTCAAGCAGGCCGCCGCGCTGCACTTCGCGCGCGACCTCGGCATTGAAGTCTCCGCCTCGCAGATCACGGTCAGCGCAGGGGGCAAGCAGGCGATCTTCCACGCCCTGCTCGCCACGATCAGCGAGGGCGAGGAAGTGATCGTACCCTGCCCCTGGTGGGTCAGCTATCCGGAGATCATCCGCTTCGCTGGCGGCAGCGTCGTGCCGCTGATGACCTCGGCGCGTGACAACTTCCGCTTTACCGCTGCCGACCTCGAAGCGCAGATCGGGCCGCGCACGCAATGGCTGCTGCTCAACAGCCCGGGCAATCCGACCGGCGCCTACTACCCGGCCGACATGCTGCGCAGCATCGGCGAAGTCCTGCGCCGCCATCCGCGCATCATGGTCCTCTCGGACGACATCTACGCGCCGATCAACTACACCGGTGAGCCGCACGCGACCCTGGCGAACCTGTGCCCGGACCTTGCCGACCGCATCCTGACCATCTCGGGCGTATCCAAGAGCCATGCGATGACCGGCTTTCGCATCGGCGTGGCCGCCGGGCCGGAATGGCTGATCAGGGCCATGGAAAAGCTGCAGTCGCATTCATCGGGCAATCCCTGTTCGATCAGCCAGGCGGCTGCCGTGGCCGCCTTCGAAGGCCCGCAGGATTTCCTGGCCGAGTGGTGCGAGCGCTTCCGCGCGCGCCGCGACATGGTGGTCTCGGCGATCAACGCCATTCCCGGTCTCTCGACCCCGACGCCCGACGGCGCCTTCTACTGCATGGTCGATGCCGCCCCGCTGATGCAGCGTTTCGGCGACGATACCGGCCTTGCGCTCCACCTTCTCGAAAACGGCGTCGCGATCGTTCCGGCATCGGGTTTCGGCGGCCGCAACGGCTTCCGAATCAGCTTCGCCGCCGACGAGGCCAAACTTACCGAGGCATTGCGCCGCATTGCGAAGGCCCTTGCCTGA
- a CDS encoding ATP-binding protein: MKFLQPRSLMGQMLLAVAVALLLVQGLGAVLVYRAQREGYETGMLNAAAFRLIAETRGPQWVARKLRKQDDAPFAGPAPRGFPLEFSTRLPIGAGEVRDERAQSRLSDILRDQDFPDSDVIVVHRAVGEDPVARLGMVMRGRAHHLEPEEIAESMDDHLLVVAVRPKQRDNWMIARVRTPRAMNILLMPIVLQTLFIYVVLVGAVALILRRITRPLAALTNRVERFSMTQDADGQLEPSGPEDMRRLIVAHNAMEARIAAMLDEKDVMLGAIGHDLKTPLAALRVRIESVQDEAERSRMAMTIEDIVRTLDDILSLARVGRPSDPRERTELSALVASVVEEYEDLGNPVELGDSERIVLELRPTWLRRAMRNLIDNALRYGKNANVSLKREGNLAVIRIEDVGPGIPEDTIDAMMDPFTRGDPSRNSLTGGAGLGLALARAVAEQHGGALSLSNRHAADGQVEGLTARIAIPIG; this comes from the coding sequence ATGAAGTTCCTCCAGCCCCGAAGCCTGATGGGCCAGATGCTGCTGGCCGTCGCCGTAGCCCTGCTGCTCGTCCAGGGCCTTGGTGCCGTGCTCGTCTATCGTGCCCAGCGCGAAGGCTACGAGACCGGCATGCTCAACGCCGCCGCCTTCCGCCTCATCGCCGAAACCCGCGGCCCGCAATGGGTCGCCCGCAAATTGCGAAAGCAGGACGATGCGCCCTTCGCCGGCCCTGCGCCGCGCGGCTTTCCCCTCGAGTTCTCGACCCGGCTGCCTATCGGCGCAGGCGAGGTTCGCGACGAGCGCGCGCAGAGCCGCCTGAGCGACATCCTGCGTGATCAGGACTTTCCCGATTCCGACGTCATCGTCGTCCACCGCGCGGTCGGAGAGGACCCGGTCGCGCGGCTTGGCATGGTGATGCGTGGCCGCGCGCATCACCTGGAGCCGGAAGAAATCGCCGAGTCCATGGACGACCACCTGCTGGTCGTCGCGGTCAGGCCCAAGCAGCGCGACAACTGGATGATCGCAAGGGTGCGCACGCCTCGCGCCATGAACATCCTGCTCATGCCGATCGTTCTGCAGACCCTGTTCATCTACGTGGTGCTGGTCGGTGCCGTGGCGCTGATCCTGCGCCGGATCACCCGCCCGCTGGCGGCCCTTACCAACCGGGTCGAGCGCTTTTCCATGACCCAGGACGCCGATGGCCAGTTGGAGCCGTCGGGCCCCGAGGACATGCGCAGGCTGATCGTCGCCCACAACGCCATGGAAGCGCGCATTGCCGCCATGCTCGATGAAAAGGACGTCATGCTCGGCGCCATCGGGCACGACCTCAAGACCCCGCTGGCCGCCCTGCGCGTCCGCATCGAATCGGTGCAGGACGAAGCCGAACGCTCCCGCATGGCGATGACCATCGAGGATATCGTGCGCACGCTGGACGATATCCTCTCGCTCGCCCGCGTCGGCAGGCCCAGCGATCCGCGCGAACGCACCGAACTTTCCGCACTGGTCGCCTCGGTGGTCGAGGAATACGAAGACCTCGGCAACCCGGTCGAACTGGGCGACAGCGAGCGGATTGTCCTGGAACTGCGCCCCACGTGGCTGCGCCGCGCCATGCGCAACCTGATCGACAATGCCCTGCGCTACGGAAAGAACGCGAATGTCTCGCTCAAGCGCGAAGGGAATCTCGCCGTCATCCGGATCGAGGACGTGGGGCCGGGCATTCCCGAAGACACCATCGATGCGATGATGGACCCGTTCACGCGCGGCGATCCCTCACGCAATTCGCTGACCGGCGGCGCCGGCCTGGGCCTCGCGCTGGCCCGCGCCGTCGCCGAGCAGCATGGCGGCGCCCTCAGCCTGTCCAACCGCCACGCGGCCGACGGCCAGGTCGAAGGCCTGACCGCTCGAATCGCCATTCCCATCGGCTGA
- a CDS encoding PilZ domain-containing protein, with amino-acid sequence MIKGENRQIARDSLFLLADLRVDGLDGEFRIKVRNLSAGGMMGEGTVRVVRGSKVSVSIRNVGWVDGTVAWVQENRFGVAFQDDIDPKLARAPVSIGEDPSPRFVRNHQPPVTGVKGLRKI; translated from the coding sequence ATGATCAAAGGCGAAAATCGGCAGATCGCGCGCGACAGCCTGTTTCTGCTGGCCGATCTGCGTGTCGATGGCCTCGACGGCGAATTCCGCATCAAGGTGCGCAACCTCTCCGCTGGCGGGATGATGGGCGAAGGCACGGTCCGCGTGGTGCGCGGATCGAAGGTCTCGGTCAGCATCCGCAATGTCGGCTGGGTCGACGGGACAGTTGCCTGGGTGCAGGAAAATCGCTTCGGCGTCGCCTTTCAGGATGACATCGATCCGAAACTGGCGCGTGCGCCGGTCAGCATCGGCGAAGATCCCTCGCCGCGTTTCGTGCGCAATCACCAGCCGCCGGTTACGGGCGTGAAGGGGCTGCGCAAGATCTGA
- a CDS encoding ABC transporter substrate-binding protein has translation MLPTRKAFRALAPLVALTMGGCSGFDNSTLNVAVIGEADDPFQSGKEVTASGQLIRAATVEGLVAFDEKGRVIPALADRWIVTDDGQSYIFRLRDGDWASGDPISAESAKKALDTALKSLRRTTFSLDLDGIDEVRVMAGRVIEIRLQRPMPYLLQLLAQPELGLYEDKEGNGPMRMKKIGDVARLTPIDPSTLGLPEIQNWDKRTRNIDLLSLSGPEAVQRFNDGKADLVLGGRIEDFPLTRSVGILRGTIQLDPVVGLFGLQVMNDKGFLADPANREALAMAIDRDALIEQFRLGGWKPTTRIVTPSLDGDLGTIGERWSEQSLEERRAVAAARVRIWQASAKKDGDKEKKAGRAETGSGDGAAAGPQISIWLPQGEGSDILLEKLGSDFAAIGLRLEKAESGDTADLALVDDVARYPRAVWYLNHLSCRAKFGLCSQEADARVSEALAATTPEERAALMTEAEAELTAENVYIPFGSPIRWSLVRGSVDGFATNSWGWHPLMPLAWLPR, from the coding sequence ATGCTCCCCACGCGCAAAGCCTTCCGGGCCCTTGCCCCCCTGGTCGCGCTGACGATGGGCGGCTGCAGCGGCTTCGACAATTCGACACTGAATGTGGCGGTGATTGGGGAGGCCGACGATCCGTTCCAGTCCGGCAAGGAAGTGACGGCATCCGGCCAGTTGATCCGCGCCGCGACGGTAGAAGGCCTTGTCGCATTCGACGAAAAGGGGCGGGTGATCCCCGCGCTGGCCGACCGCTGGATCGTGACCGACGACGGCCAGAGCTACATCTTCCGCCTGCGCGACGGGGATTGGGCCTCGGGCGATCCGATCTCGGCGGAATCGGCGAAGAAGGCCCTCGATACTGCCCTGAAATCCCTGCGGCGCACGACCTTCTCGCTCGATCTGGATGGGATCGACGAAGTGCGCGTCATGGCCGGTCGCGTCATCGAGATCCGTCTCCAGCGTCCGATGCCCTACCTGCTTCAGCTTCTCGCTCAGCCTGAACTCGGCCTCTACGAGGACAAGGAGGGCAATGGTCCGATGCGCATGAAGAAGATCGGCGACGTCGCGCGCCTGACGCCGATCGATCCATCGACGCTGGGCCTGCCCGAAATCCAGAACTGGGACAAGCGCACCCGCAACATCGACCTGCTTTCGCTCAGCGGGCCCGAAGCGGTCCAGCGCTTTAACGACGGCAAGGCGGACCTTGTCCTCGGCGGACGGATCGAGGACTTTCCGCTGACCCGTTCGGTTGGCATCCTGCGCGGGACGATCCAGCTCGATCCGGTGGTCGGGTTGTTCGGGCTTCAGGTCATGAATGACAAGGGCTTCCTTGCCGATCCGGCCAATCGCGAGGCGCTGGCGATGGCAATCGACAGGGATGCGTTGATCGAGCAGTTCCGCCTCGGCGGCTGGAAGCCCACGACCCGGATCGTCACGCCCAGTCTCGACGGCGATCTCGGCACTATCGGCGAGCGCTGGAGCGAACAGTCATTGGAAGAGCGGCGTGCCGTAGCCGCCGCGCGCGTTCGCATCTGGCAGGCGTCCGCAAAGAAGGACGGCGACAAGGAAAAGAAGGCGGGCAGGGCAGAGACCGGCTCGGGTGACGGAGCGGCGGCCGGGCCGCAGATCAGCATCTGGCTTCCGCAAGGTGAGGGGTCCGACATTCTTCTCGAGAAGCTCGGCAGCGATTTCGCGGCGATCGGGCTGCGCCTCGAAAAGGCGGAGAGTGGCGATACGGCAGACCTGGCGCTCGTCGACGACGTCGCGCGCTATCCCCGGGCGGTCTGGTACCTCAACCACTTGTCCTGCCGTGCGAAATTCGGGCTGTGCTCGCAGGAGGCGGATGCGCGTGTCAGCGAGGCCCTTGCAGCGACGACGCCGGAAGAACGCGCCGCCCTGATGACCGAGGCCGAGGCGGAACTGACTGCGGAAAACGTCTATATTCCCTTCGGTTCGCCGATCCGCTGGTCGCTGGTGCGCGGCAGCGTCGATGGCTTTGCCACCAACAGCTGGGGGTGGCATCCCTTGATGCCCCTGGCATGGCTCCCCAGATAA
- a CDS encoding DUF4112 domain-containing protein produces MELPIGTDPMSIRRRIEALELVLERAFEVPGIRYKVGLDAIVGLVPIAGDLIGAALGMYLVWEARNLGMSKWQLARMTANVGVDTALGAVPLVGDAFDFVFRSNSRNLRIIRKHLDKHHPETRIIEG; encoded by the coding sequence ATGGAACTGCCGATTGGCACCGATCCGATGTCGATCCGCCGCCGCATCGAGGCGCTGGAACTGGTCCTCGAGCGGGCCTTCGAAGTGCCCGGCATCCGCTACAAGGTCGGTCTTGACGCCATCGTCGGCCTGGTCCCCATCGCCGGCGACCTGATCGGTGCGGCGCTGGGCATGTACCTCGTCTGGGAAGCCCGCAACCTGGGCATGTCGAAGTGGCAACTTGCGCGCATGACCGCCAATGTCGGCGTTGACACCGCGCTTGGCGCAGTCCCGCTGGTGGGCGATGCCTTCGACTTCGTGTTCCGCTCGAACAGTCGCAATCTCAGGATCATCCGCAAGCACCTCGACAAGCATCATCCCGAAACCCGGATCATCGAGGGTTGA
- the pabB gene encoding aminodeoxychorismate synthase component I, translating into MTSPFVLLDDARTLGAAGARLYREPLAIVEARRAQDVAPALERLEALQREGRHLAGYMAYEAGLALEPRLAGLLAERTGAVGPLVWFGVFAGYETIPAADVPTWLASCAPDDAAAIGPLDPQVPIGDYEHAFDTLHRAIGDGDIYQANLTMPLEGPWRGDPFALYAAIRPAAGAGYGGLIHDGSHWILSFSPELFFSLKDRSVRVKPMKGTRPRGRDEAEDERLREELAASDKDRAENLMILDLMRNDLSRVAEAGSVRVEDPFTIETYPTVHQMVSSVGATLAPGKGAVDVLRALFPCGSITGAPKIRAMELIAQVERHLRGPYCGSIGRIEPSGDAAFNVAIRTLRLTPGENGGGKAVLGVGSAIVADSQALPEWRECLIKGGFVRESEARHTGGTASPASFDLIETMRFTPEDGIPLLELHLERIKASAAALGFTFDRHAVRNAIQALCFDAEGPAKLRLVAARSGAYALELADVTESLPEPATVAVLRMPVDSGDWRLRHKTSDRGFYEAGLVAAKEAGAHEAIFLRDDGLVTEGCFTNLFVERDGKLLTPPADLGLLPGVLRRSLLDEGRAAEAALTLDDLAGGFFIGNALRGLVPARLLT; encoded by the coding sequence ATGACCAGTCCATTCGTCCTTCTCGATGACGCCCGCACCCTGGGCGCAGCCGGAGCCCGGCTCTACCGCGAACCGCTCGCAATCGTCGAGGCGCGGCGGGCGCAAGACGTTGCGCCGGCGCTGGAACGCCTGGAAGCCCTGCAGCGCGAAGGCCGCCACCTGGCCGGATACATGGCCTACGAGGCCGGCCTTGCGCTGGAGCCGCGGCTGGCCGGGCTGCTTGCCGAGCGCACCGGCGCTGTCGGCCCGCTCGTGTGGTTCGGCGTCTTCGCGGGCTACGAGACCATCCCGGCTGCCGACGTGCCGACCTGGCTGGCCTCCTGCGCGCCCGACGATGCCGCGGCGATCGGCCCACTCGACCCGCAAGTCCCGATCGGGGACTACGAGCACGCCTTCGACACGCTGCACCGCGCGATCGGCGACGGCGACATCTATCAGGCCAACCTGACGATGCCTTTGGAAGGGCCATGGCGGGGCGATCCCTTCGCGCTCTACGCAGCCATCCGACCCGCCGCCGGCGCCGGCTACGGCGGGCTGATCCATGACGGCAGCCACTGGATCCTGAGCTTCTCGCCCGAACTGTTCTTCTCGCTCAAGGACCGGTCGGTGCGGGTCAAGCCGATGAAGGGCACGCGCCCGCGCGGACGCGACGAGGCTGAGGACGAGCGCCTGCGCGAGGAACTGGCGGCTTCCGACAAGGATCGCGCCGAGAACCTGATGATCCTCGATCTCATGCGCAACGACCTTTCGCGCGTGGCCGAAGCGGGGTCTGTCCGGGTCGAGGATCCCTTCACGATCGAGACTTACCCGACCGTCCACCAGATGGTGTCCTCGGTCGGCGCGACGCTTGCCCCGGGCAAGGGCGCGGTGGACGTGCTGCGCGCGCTGTTTCCCTGCGGCTCGATCACCGGTGCGCCCAAGATCCGGGCAATGGAACTGATCGCGCAGGTCGAACGCCACTTACGGGGGCCCTATTGCGGCTCTATCGGGCGGATCGAACCCTCTGGCGATGCCGCGTTTAATGTGGCAATCCGCACCTTGCGGCTCACTCCCGGCGAGAATGGCGGGGGCAAAGCGGTGCTAGGGGTCGGATCGGCCATCGTTGCCGATTCGCAAGCGCTTCCCGAATGGCGGGAATGCCTGATCAAAGGGGGTTTCGTGAGAGAGTCGGAAGCGCGTCATACGGGTGGCACGGCCTCGCCCGCGAGCTTCGATCTGATCGAGACCATGCGCTTTACGCCGGAAGACGGCATTCCGCTGCTCGAACTGCATCTGGAACGGATCAAGGCCAGCGCCGCCGCGCTCGGTTTCACTTTCGATCGCCACGCCGTGCGCAATGCGATCCAGGCGCTGTGCTTCGATGCCGAAGGCCCTGCCAAGCTGCGCCTCGTCGCCGCGCGCAGCGGGGCCTACGCGCTCGAACTGGCGGACGTGACCGAAAGCCTGCCCGAACCGGCGACGGTTGCGGTGCTGCGCATGCCGGTCGACAGCGGCGACTGGCGCCTGCGTCACAAGACCAGCGACCGCGGCTTCTACGAGGCTGGCCTCGTCGCGGCAAAAGAAGCCGGGGCGCACGAAGCGATCTTCCTGCGCGACGACGGTCTCGTCACCGAAGGCTGCTTTACCAACCTGTTCGTCGAACGCGACGGCAAGCTGCTTACCCCTCCTGCCGATCTCGGCCTGCTGCCCGGCGTCCTGCGCCGCTCGCTGCTCGACGAGGGCCGCGCCGCCGAAGCCGCGCTGACGCTCGACGATCTTGCCGGCGGGTTCTTCATCGGCAACGCCCTGCGCGGCCTCGTTCCGGCCAGACTGCTCACCTGA